The Notolabrus celidotus isolate fNotCel1 chromosome 16, fNotCel1.pri, whole genome shotgun sequence genomic sequence ACCCcacaggcacgcacacacacgcacacagaaacacatataattgcacacatacacacaaatacatgcatTTCTGCAGTCACGCAAAGCACATCCTTCCCTTCACATTcccacacagaaaacaacagtctCTTTGGGGCCGTTTTGTGATTTCAATGTCTCTTTCCCTTGTAGttaaaacagcaaaacacaggATGTTGGGTCTCCATGCTGCagtcctctctctttcccccacAGAGCAGAGAAACCATTGCAGGGTGCTGAGGAGGGCGTGTTGATGGCGGACCTTCAGAGAGAAGAGGGTGGCCCTGGCTTGGAGCTGAAGTCGTATGTACAGATGCTGGTATTTTCGAGAGCAGAAACTGGTTAAGTCCACTTTTCTCTCATGTTACACAACACAAGGAGTGCACAGAGCAGGACGCTTGCTAGGCTCATGGTACTTAAAAAGTAGATTTGGGCTCAGATGCGGTGCAGGCTAGGGCACAAAGACAGAAATGCAGGTTTCTTGGAGGTCTAGTGCAGACCACATATGCTGGTTTAGCAGAGGAGGGGAGGTTGAGAGAGAacaggaaagacagaaagagagagcagtgtGATTGTAGCATTTCAATATTGCAGATGTACAGAACAGGACTAGAAACATTGGTTGAAATACAGACTTCTGGGAGATAAAGTCCTCTGTGAATCACAGAAGGACTCGATTGGGTGAGGAAACAGGGTTTACACTCTGTCTGTCAGCGTCTGGTATTcatctgtcagctcctctcagccATTCCCTCATTCCAGcagagagtgtgagtgagtgtacACATgtaatgactttattttttcatgtttaggTAGTGGATAAATCTGCACATGCTTgtactgtatttgtgtgtgtgtttgtgtgtgtgaatgtgtatgtgtcCATGCTTGGGTGTTAGGTTGCAGTTGATCTTGATTGTCAGTGCTGGAGAATTAAAGCTTTACTGTCCAAGACTGGCAGCTAAATTCTCACCCTTCATTTCACAGTCTCTCACAAAGAAAGTctccttaccaaaaaaaaagaaaaaaatgtttgaaaatctgTAAAAGCTTGAATGCACCTGAAACaaaacaggagagagaaagaggtcaAGAGATGCAGATGAGGCCGAGCTACGAATATTGTTGCAGTAGTAAAATCTAATCATTCCATGAATGTAATCAGAACTTAACCATGACCGTTTCTTTAAGTCTTGTAAGCATACTTTACTTGAAGGAATACAGTCATTCAGTCACTGTGATATTTTTGCATTTGTAAAGTAGTTCTCAAGATAAAGGTACTTTAAACTTGCGTGTTCACATTGACTTTAACAGCTTGAATATGTAGTGAGACACAAGCTGGAACATTCCAATCCAAAAATAGTTAAATTACATGAGATAACTGTGTAAACATGGACCTAGTGAAATTACTAGGGATCTGAAATGAGCTGTTAATAGATCGCAAATTCGTAATGTCCACAAATCcagaaaatgtataaatgttatGAATGTGAAGGGCCTTTCACATACGCACTGGACTTCTGAACTTGTCAGGACATTAAAAGATGGAATTGCATTTTAGAACGATGAATGGATGTTACCCTGGTTTCCACTGAAGAAGGTCACAGTCAGTGCATTCTCTACACTCTTTTGTTTAAATTGCAGAAGCACATCAAAACATTCATTGATGTCAGTTTTATGGCAAGGTAAATGTGACACGTGTTAACAGAGGAAGCAACAATCCAGAGTGTTCACAGGAAGTAAGTGGCCATGCTGATGACAGTGTGCACTTTGTGTGGATTAAGGCTGCTTTACACTCTCTACTGCTTGTCTCAGCTGCCTATATTGACTTCCACtcttgtttgatttgatttgatgtttttatttgaacatgtgaatagaaaaaaaaaatagaatgtaTCAGCGACATGTCCTCATACATATGATAGTAGTGATATTAAACCATCACTATTAATGTAGAGTtctccctttcctcctgctcacTGTACTGAGGTGCCACCCTTGCCTATACCAAATGAAGTATTTCTATTCATTGATAATATATCTACTAGATTAAACTCCTACTGTGTGCTACATGGGTGAACGGGTTATTCTGGGCAAAGTCTAGACCTTATTCTTGAACTTCTTGAAGTCATGAAAATACCAAGATACTAAGACTTAGATCAAAGATTTTAAGTTTCAAGgtagctgtgtttgtgtcaagATAATATTAACCTACCTGCTGTTACAGGCTGGTGACGCTGAAGCTGTCATCATGGTTGGGTCTAGGAGCTGGCACAGCACGCCACCTCCCTGAGCCACCTGGGAGGGGTAGCGCTGTCCCATGGCCTGGTAGGACTGGTGGGACAAGGAGAAGCCGCTAGTGTCCTCCTGATGGGGTGAGGAGTCCAGGGGAGGTTTGGGGTATGGGGAGCGAGACAAGGAGCCCTGGCGGAGGCCTGTGCTCATGGATGGGGAGGTAGATCCCGTTGTGGGGGGACAAGGTCGAGGGGGGGGCTACACTCCTCGTAGAGCACTGGAGTTGAGTGAGAGTGTATGCCTGGACTGGGGTTGGAGTGTGTCTGGGAAGAATGGCTggagttggtgtgtgtgttgttggcgTTGGGGTTTGAATGGGATAGCGGGTTGCTCTGGAGGTGTGAGGTGGGATGGGTGTTGGTGTGTGAACCCAGgtttgtgtgttgctgtgtatTGTGTTGGTGGTGTCATGTGTTTGGTTaatgtgcgtttgtgtgttgGCATTTGGGCTGGCAAGTGGATTGCCTTGTGTATTTCCATGAGGACTTGTGTGCgggttgctgtgtgtgtgtatggctgTGTTTGAGTGCGcgctgtgtgagtgtggactTGGGCTGCTGCTGTGAGACGTTTGTCCATACCAGTAGGGGGAACTGCAATAGCTGGGAGAGTCATACTGCGAGAACTGTGGCTCTTTTGGAGGGGGGCGGTGTGGGGGACTCAGGGCAGTACCACAGTGGGGTGTCAACCGCGGGGAGGGGGAGCAAGAGGGGGAAAGGTCCTGGAGTGGACGGGGTTGGTAAGTTGTGGTGGAGGAGGTGTTTGGCTTTGGAGGGTAAGAGGGAGATGAGACACTGGgtgagagggaagaggaggactcTCCAGGGTATAAGGCTGGATAACGCTCCTCAGAGGATGGTGTGGAGGGATGGGCAGAATAAGGGGAAGGGTACTCACAGGGGTCCTGGAGAAAGGTTGAAGGTGGTGCAGGATTGGGAGTGGCCAGGGGAGAGAGGCTGCTGCTGTCTCCGCTGTAGTAGTCCAGCCCCTCATGGAACAGCCCAGGCCCCCTCTGGACCACCAGCAGTCACTGCCCCTCCATTACCGATGTAGATGCAGCCTTGCCCCTGCCTTTGGCCCCTGTTAGCCGCTCTCTTTGACAAGGAGACAAACCCCCTCTGCCTCCTCTAGACCCTCTGCCCCGTCCTCCCCGCTTTGGTCCAGGAGTAGGGGTTGGTGATGGGCTCGATGGGAATCGGAGTGTAAGCAGagcctccttctttttcttgttcAATACGTTTCCTGCGACCTCTTCCGGTTTACTGGTCCCCCACCCTGGAAGAGGACATTTTGGCTCCAGTTATATGAGGGCCCTGAAGCACTCTCATGCCAGTCCATCATCAACTTCTCCAGGCTGGACAGACTTGATTGACCCCCTCTCCACTAACAGACACAGCctcactgtgtttgtacatgccACCTGTGGCGCTAGGTCCACTACCAGTGGCTGCAGAGCAATAGTGAAGAGTCAGAGGAGGATTCTGAGAGACTTTCATGAAAGGGTTGTCGCTTGGCTTTTTGGGGGGTGTAATTTGAGATTATCCAAGATGTCTTTGGACTCATTGGAGCCATAGTCACTGTAACCATGATACTGATGCCCAAAGCTGTCTGCTGACAGCTGCCATAACCTTGtctgaaaagacaaacagaaataaaaaaaaataagagacacAAGCACAGAGGAGTATGTGGTCATTCATATATATTTATGGAGATATAGATTTAATCCCTGTTGTTCACATATTTGAATGCTCAGTCATAATTTTGAAGGAATAATCAGCtctgaattttttaaaaataaattcgaTTTCTTTACTATTATGACAGGTGCTGAAAGTGATTTACCTGTAGCTCCACTGATTGGAGTTGTAATGCTTGAAACCAtcaggagaggaagaggtgcTGAAAGGGCTGCCTTTAGCCACAGACATATACCCTCCCCCTGGTGATAGGGGCCTGTTGACTCCCCTCTTACCATTGAAGAATGACCTGCTGCAGAGTATCCACTGTAGCCTCGCTTAGCCCCTGGCTGGTAATTAGAAAAACCCATTTGACCAACAGTACCCGCCTTGCTACTGCCTTGTCCAGATCCATAAGAAAAGCTGCAGTCTGAGGATCTCTGTGGCACtgcaggagaagaggaggagtagcCAGGAGAGTAGTGGCCAAAGGAGGCAGGGTGGGGGGAGCTGGGGGAGTGTGAGAGAGATGGAGGCGTGGATTTGGGATATGTAGAAGTGGTTGGGGATGTTTGGGCTAGGCTGCCATAACTGTACGGTGGTCGGCGGAGGGGCAGTGGGTCTGGGCTGAACCATCAACCCCAGAACTTGCACCCTTGCTGCTCCACTTGGGGAATGCAGGGGACCAGCTGTGCCCACTAGCTGGACTGGATGGCTCAAAACCAGGAGTTGATGAGTTTTAACGGGGGTCTGATTGTGAGGAGGAAATGTCCAATAGATCAGATGAATCATCTGAGTCGAGGAGTGACCGGAAATATCCAGCAAACAGGCCTTGTGAGTCGTCTCCTGCTGCCCCAACCCCTCTGTTTCCTTGACTGCTGTAAACACCTCCCCTTCTGACCTCACAGGAAGAGAAGCCCCCTCTCGGAGATCCACAGAACTGATACCCACCAAAACTTTTCTCTTTGCCCattcccccctcctccacccagcCACCTGCCCCATTGGGCCAGTCTGGCCCATTGAACCTCCCTCTCCTTTGAGTGCACCATTTTTTCTTGATCGTCTCTTTTTGACTATTTTCTCTCCCCAGCTCTGTTCCTACAACACCCCCTCCCCTGCCAACCCCACCTGCACCCTTTTCCCCTTTCCTAGGTAAACCGAACTCAGACAAGGGGCTCAGTTTCCGTTTCTTGCCAATGGATTCAAAGAAGTCACTGAAAGTGCTCTTATtgcgctcactactccccattgcccctgctgctcctccacccCTTCCAATTCCACCTCCCCTGCCCCCCCTAGAGCGTCTAGTCCCAGTGAGCCGATGGAGCAGGGTAGATATTCCAGGGTTTTCCAAGGGGGTATGAAGCTTTCTGGCTCACTGGGTGTCCAGCAGCGAGGAGGAGAGCACGGCCTGTGGCAGGGGGCTGGCGGTTAAAAAGGCCAGGTTGGAAAGAACATCCGCATACTCTGTTTTCACATCATTAGTATCATTACATAGGAAGGGTAAGGCAAGGGAGTTTAGTCCGACGTCTCCTCTGGGGCTTCTTGGCTGGTCTGGATTACCAACACTGTCCCAGCATTTGGAGCTCTCCTGGATTATCGGCTGAGGTTGTTTAGGTGGTCGTCCTCGTCTGCGTTTCAGAATAACCGGTAGTTCTCCGGGAGGGAACATCACCATCACACTCTTTCCATTGTTTTTCATGCGTAGAAGTGCGGTAGGCTCTCGAACTACCTCTGAGCCTTCCGAACTCCCACAATTGACTTTTTCTATTCCTGTAATTGTCTCCAAACTTGAAAATTTTGTAGCTCTTTGCCGGCGGCTAAGGCTGACAGGAATGGCGAGCCACCTTGACCACTATCCTCCGTACCTACAAAGCAAAGACCAACATTAAAACTTGTGGAACTACAAATTGTTATAATAACTGTATAATGCAtggtacaaaaaatgtgttACAACAAGGATTACCTTCAATGATATGTAACTACAAATTAACTTACGCCGACATAACGCCTACGTCTCTGGTTATTGGCAAGAGTTATTCCCAACTCTGCAACAGGTGCCTCCCTTCCAGTTAGCAGGGGTGAAGCAATGGTGGATGCGTTCACAAATTTCGTGATGAGGGGTAATTTGACGAGCTAAGGACTGTGCTGCCTGTCCCTTTTCATGACACTTTTCGGACCTGCTTTTTGGACACATTTTGGCGCAGGCCTAGATCTGGATTAGGTCCAGGTCTATGCCCAATTCTGGGGCCAGGTTTAGGTATAGCTTTAGGAACAGGTTTTGGGAACAGTTAAAGCAAGAGGAATGTCTATAGGACAGGGAGCTGTGGGGAGAACAGCCTCTGCAGATGAATGTTCTTGCTTCTCGCCAACagctacctcctcctcctttggcCTCCAGATCTTCTCCTCTAatacctcttcctcctcctctcctcctctttcccttcctgttttctttccccGTCCTCCATACTACGTCGGGAGGCGGGAGGATTTGCGCAGGGTGACAGGGGATCGAGGGCGTCCAGAGCTGCGGAGTGCATACTTTTTCTCAGCCTCCACAGGGAGAGCAGAGGATCTGTgtttgggttttgaccaatagGAACTGGACAAAAGGTTGAAGACAGTCTGGTCTCTGCACTAAGGACTGGGTCTGCCAGCTGATTGGTTGAGACAGGAGATTGCCAAGTACCAAAGACAGAGGTTGAGGTGAGGTTGTGTTTATGGCCTCTGGTGTGACAGTTCTTGACCGTTCTGGCCCTACGGATACCACATGTTGCATTGATATCCATTTGTCCACAATTATCCATGTGTGCTTGTGAAACAGCCTGTGCATGCACATCTGGGTCTATGTGCGTTTGcatgtttctaaatgtttctGAAAATGCATGTATCTCAGGGTTAGTATGAGTCTCCGACTGCCCCCTCCGGCAGGTGCTGAGCCCCAGCCTTCTCTGATGTTGGAGGCCGTTTGCcagggcagaggagaggaggaggggaaacgATCAGAGGTCAACAGCGCCAGTCCATCATAAAGGATCCATGGGGCCCCTCTTGGGGCCCAAGCTCCCTGGGTCCAGAGCTCTGGTCCTGCAGCCCCTCCAGTCCCCCAACAAATGCTATTCTTTTGGCTGAGTCCCACTGAAGCCCGACGAGCCCAGTTTGGCCAGAATGTAGGTGTTCTGACAATCCACTCATTCAGGTGGACAGACTTCCTGGTATTGAGAGAAAAAGGGACGTTTGCTGCTGTATGTAAATTAATATTCTCGTCCTTGTAGTTGTCTTCCTGTATCAGCTGTAAAGAAGATTGAAGTACCTTTggacagaaatgaaaacaatattatCAAATTGGTAGCAAGTCCACAAAAAAGTGAACATCAACTTGTTATATTtcataagtttaatataaaCTCCATGCCACTAATATTGTAACATTGAGGCatcaaacactgtaaaaatgataGATGTGATAGCATTGTCAATATTTTTGGCGGTGGGCCATAAACCTAATCTGTAATGCACTCTACTCTATTAACTGTTCCACCCACACAGCAGCATTACAACATTAAATTACATTTACCATTCGTATCCTGCTAAATTGGCTGCTTTTACCGAAGAGTTGTggctctgattctgattttgattctgAGTTGAGCCTCACTCTGTCTGCCTGACTGGCTCTGTTCTGCAGGGGATCATTGGGTCATCAATACTGCAGTGGAGAGCTCACatacttctctctctcccctctgctcCTGTCTTCTGCCCATGGTTGctagagtgagagaaagagatagacggggagaaagagagagacaggagaaggGACAGGGAGTTGAAGAAGGTAGGGGGGAAGAAAGGATTGGGAGGAGGATggagcagaaagaaaaagagaataaGAGATTAGTACATGATGTCAGAGCACGCATCAGACCAGACGAGAATCAGTATTTTGGTGGGGGCTGCACCATCTCACATCAGACGCAATTATTGTGGAATGACTTGCAGTATAAATTTTTAACTCTCTAATTGTAGTTAATATTTCATTTCGATACACAGCAGCAGATTGTGGGAATGCATGTAAACCTGTGCCACTtgatctattctattctaacaCACATTGTGGATTATCACTTAATGATTATTGGTAGAATCACAGGGTTGTGTATTGTGTACGGGATTGAGTGTGGTAGTTTTCAATCTCACCAAATTTGAGTAAGGAGATGTAAAAATCctaaaattataataacaattgAGTAGCTCTGGAAAGCACACACACTAAGACACACAAACGTACTCCACTGCATGCCAGATTTTGCCAAAACTATTCAAATGCAGTACAAAGGACTAGACTTAGAGGGTGCAACAAGAATGAGAATGTGTGAATGAtcacagccaccagggggaagcAGAGAGGTGATGAATAGAGAGGTGTTAAGAGGATGGAGAGATGAAGGTGACAGGAAGACAGGAGCGATGGAGGGATTATAGAAACTCTAAGCAAAGGAGAAAGGGGAGTAAAGAATACCAGAAACATACACAAGTCTTACAAAATCTGGACCATACGTGCTATCAGACCTCACTCGTGACGGCATACATTCACACAACACAAATACGAGCATGCGTGCCAcatttgcacgcacacacagtcaCTGCTGGCTCCAAAAACTGTACCACACTCTCCACATACAATACAATCCCATCCATCCTCAGAtctccctgcctccctctccAACATATGGCTTTGATTAggagggagaggacagagagagagagagagagagagagaggagtgcagggagaggagggggtggaAGACATGAGAATGAGAGCGTGAATGGGTGAGAAAGTATGAGACTGAAGGCGAGAGACAGAATAAGAAGAGGGATGGAAAAGACGTGATTGAGAGAGGGGAAGGATGGTACgagaagagacagacagattaaaGAGGGAGTGAGAAAAAGTTGGAGGAggcaagaggaggaagagaaggagggggagtgagagagagagttttgCTTGAGCAGAGTTTGGGGCTGTGCACATGGAGCAGACCAGACTCAGTGTTCTGCTGCACCGAGGAATGACACAACTGGGACGGACAAACATggagatgaacacacacatacacacaaataccaCAAATACTTATTTAACCCCCTCACCTCATTCCCTTCCTGTCTCCATCCTCTTGTCTCTTTCATTCTCACTTTCTCTGTCGTCTAATTAACAGCATTCATTAATTAAGGCTCCATCTGACCAGTGTGCGAGGGAAGGAGAAGAACACATGCTTTAATTAAACATTGCCGCACATGTGCTTATGCACACGTGCACACGCACTAGCTCTCACAGATGCAGGCATACACGGCGACATGACACATAccaacacacaaagacacagtcAAATATGCCCCCACAGCTTCATCCTCCCACACAATCACACATCGATCTGCACATAAAGACATACATGGCATGCACACGCAAGCAttcagagtcacacacacaaaacaaagacacacatgcaaataTCCCTCTACTGTGCTCGGTGGGGGCATTCTGACCGGCTTAGATGCCAGCCAATCAAACGCTCCCACTATGATTCATTGTTTAAGCAAATACTCCCGGCATCTATCAGCTGCCGTTCCAATAATATTCACCGTCATATGTGGCGTTTTGGTGCATTTTAGTGTGAACGGCTCTGGGGGCTTTGGATCACACAGCGGCGTACTATTGTCTCAGCGAAAACAGCCGATGGTTTGTGCTGCTCCCACATGATGATCTGTTGAATCGGTTTTGCAAAGAGCTGCTCTCCTATGATGTCTGAATATTTTTGATGTTGCGTAGTTTTCATCTGCATGTAAAAAGTTTTTGTGCCCTTCCAGGagagaataaaacaacaggaagtaTACGCACACATGTCAGTGTGAGACGGGCACCTGTCATTTCCAATTTGGACAGTTGCCCTGTTGTGTATTATCTGAGAGCAGCAATCACTCTGTACATTGTAGCTGTACAGCATATCTATTCTCTTCCCATCTATTTCACTGCCACAGAGGCTTGCAGACTCACAGGCCTGCCAGCAGCAACCCTCAATGAGGAACTAGaccttgcatgtgtgtgtgtatgtgtgattgtGGATGTGTTTGCGCCTGcacccatgtgtgtgtgcctgcaagTGTGCGCGTGTATGAGTGTGTCTTCCTgggtgtgtttgtaaaagcactCACTGAGCTCTAACGGGTGTGCAGTTGTTGCTAAGAGACAGGCAGCAGCACCGAAACAGCATGGGGGGGTGtaaagggagggggggggcgtgaaggggagagagagaggtagcgAGAGAGAGGTGGGtgaggggaaggaggagggggagctcTACAGAGAGGTTTAGACAGATAAGAAGAAGGAGggataaaacacagagagaggaagatggagaaaGAGTATGTGAgggcaggagagagagatgaggggagAAAGGGGGGAGTGGGTCCATAGAGACTGAGTGACACCGAGCAGAAACTCAGCTACCATCAGACTCTCGTTCCTCTACACCCTGATGCAACCTCGACCTGCAGCTCCAACAGCTCCCTACCTACATACAGGAAACAAGAGTATACATCCGATCCCACGAAGGCCAATCAGCTGTTAGAATTATCAGAAAAAATGAAGAAGGTGGTCTATAAAAGTGTTCAAAACTTCACTGCTTACATTTGATAAGTCCTTCTTGAGGTGTTTACATTGTCATGATGTGGTCTGGATAATAAACATGCATCAGGCCAGTGAGACATATTGCATTACATGTCACAGCACAGCAACACATTAAAGTGGCACATGAGCTGTGAACGCACTGCATGTTGTGATCATATCAATTTACTGGTATGAGTTAAAGGGACAATGATGCTGGAAGACAAATTAAAAGGAGTTCAAATGCAGAATGATGTTGccaaatgagaaaagaaaaacttgTGTGCAACATTCAACTTTGACAACCGAGACATCATCTTAAACTGACAGAATGACAGGCTTGATTTAAGGCTTTCATTTTATTCCCATTGTCGAAAAAGTTTTTAATACATACTCAATACTTGGCTACACTGTGCAAAGTTTCAGTGCGATCGCATTGCAAAACAGCATTAAAGCGAAGAGGTCTTGCCTTGACTGCAGTGCATTTTGGCTTAACAATCAGTAACAAAGACAAACTTGTGCACTTCCAAACTTTGCCAATCGACAGACCATTTCCAGCGGAGCTTGAGGTGTGTGTAATTTTGCCAAAGAGGGCGAGGCTATCACAGTACTTGGGCCGACATGCTTCCACACAAACTAGCACCAATAACCCTCCAAAAAAGACCTGAACTTTAGGCTTTGGGAGACTGCAGCTCAGTGCAGCACACACATATGTCAGTCAAACAGAGAAAGTCcaactcacacactgacacgcaGACCCTCCCTCCCACCCACTCACACTCTCCTTCAATctgacctctcctctctttctcacccACTCACATCCCACCCGTCCTGCCCGCCTCCCTCCAAAAGCTCCCCATCACTACCACCTCCTCCCCAGCTGCAGGAAATTCCTAATGATCTCCATCATCAGAGTGCGTGCTGCTGTATCTCCTGCCAAGAGTGAGCACGAGCacgaacatgcacacacacag encodes the following:
- the ahdc1 gene encoding LOW QUALITY PROTEIN: AT-hook DNA-binding motif-containing protein 1 (The sequence of the model RefSeq protein was modified relative to this genomic sequence to represent the inferred CDS: inserted 24 bases in 20 codons; deleted 6 bases in 5 codons; substituted 4 bases at 4 genomic stop codons), whose amino-acid sequence is MQTHIDPDVHAQAVSQAHMDNCGQMDINQHVVSVGPERSRTVTPEAINTTSPQPLSLVLGNXPVSTNQLADPVLSAETRLSSTFCPVPIGQNPNTDXSALPVEAEKKYALRSSGRPRSPVTLRKSSRLPTXYGGRGKKTGRERGGEEEEEVLEEKIWRPKEEEVAVGEKQEHSSAEAVLPTAPCPIDIPLALTVPKPVPKAIPKPGPRIGHRPGPXSRSRPAPKCVQKAGPKSVMKRDRQHSPXLVKLPLITKFVNASTIASPLLTGREAPVAELGITLANNQRRRRYVGVRRIVVKVARIPVSLSRRQRATKFSSLETITGIEKVNCGSSEGSEVVREPTALLRMKNNGKSVMVMFPPGELPVILKRRRGRPPKQPQPIIQESSKCWDSVGNPDQPXKPQRRRRTKLPXPYPSYXNDTNDVKTEYADVLSNLAFXNRQPPATGXCSPPRCWTPSEPESXHTPLENPGISTLLHRLTGTRRSRGGRGGGIGRGGGAAGAMGSSERNKSTFSDFFESIGKKRKLSPLSEFGLPRKGEKGAGGVGRGGGVVGTEXWGEKIVKKRRSRKNGALKGEGGSMGQXWPNGAGGWVEEGGMGKEKSFGGYQFCGSPRGGFSSCEVRRGGVYSSQGNRGVGAAGDDSQGLFAGYFRSLLDSDDSSDLLDISSSQSDPRXNSSTPGFEPSSPASGHSWSPAFPKWSSKGASSGVDGSAQTHCPSXRPPYSYGSLAQTSPTTSTYPKSTPPSLSHSPSSPHPASFGHYSPGYSSSSPAVPQRSSDCSFSYGSGQGSSKAGTVGQMGFSNYQPGAKRGYSGYSAAGHSSMVRGESTGPXSPGGGYMSVAKGSPFSTSSSPDGFKHYNSNQWSYRQGYGSCADSFGHQYHGYSDYGSNESKDILDISNYTPQKAKRQPFHESLSESSSDSXHYCSAATGSGPSATGGMYKHSEAVSVSGEGXQSSLSSLEKLMMDWHESASGPSYNWSQNVLFQGGGPVNXGRGRRKRIEQEKEGGSAYTPXFPSSPSPTPTPGPKRGGRGRGSRGGRGGLSPCQRERLTGAKGRGKAASTSVMEGQXLLVVQRGPGLFHEGLDYYSGDSSSLSPLATPNPAPPSTFLQDPCEYPSPYSAHPSTPSSEERYPALYPGESSSSLSPSVSSPSYPPKPNTSSTTTYQPRPLQDLSPSCSPSPRLTPHCGTALSPPHRPPPKEPQFSQYDSPSYCSSPYWYGQTSHSSSPSPHSHSAHSNTAIHTHSNPHTSPHGNTQGNPLASPNANTQTHINQTHDXHQHNTQQHTNLGSHTNTHPTSHLQSNPLSHSNPNANNTHTNSSHSSQTHSNPSPGIHSHSTPVLYEECSPPLDLVPPQRDLPPHXMSTGLRQGSLSRSPYPKPPLDSSPHQEDTSGFSLSHQSYQAMGQRYPSQVAQGGGVLCQLLDPXHDDSFSVTSL